The Amycolatopsis sp. DG1A-15b genome contains the following window.
TTCACCAATTCCGAACGGCGGGTCCAGCGCGTCCGCAAGGCCCTCGAGCCGCCGGAAGGCGCGCGTGACGACATCGAACTGCTGTCGGAGCTCGCCCGCCGGCTCGGCCACGACTGGCACTACACCGGCGGCGAAGAGGTCTGGGACGAGCTGCGGTCGCTGTCGCCGATGCACGCCGGGATGTCCTACGCGCGCCTCGAAGAGCTCGGCGGCATCCCATGGCCGTGCTACTCCGAAGACACCCTCGAGCCGACGTTCCTGCACGCCCGGCTGTGGGCCGCGGACCCGGCCGAACGCGGCCGGCCGGCGCCGTTCACGGTGCTCGAGCACAGCCCGCCGGTCGACCTGCTCACCGAGGAGTTCCCGATCCGGCTCACCACCGGCCGGCGGCTGGACTCCTACAACACCGGCGTCCAGTCGAGCGGGTTCCCCTCGCCACTGCGGCACGGGGAGACCCTCGACCTCTGCCCCGGGGACGCCCGCGCCCTCGGCGTCGAACCCGGCGAACTGGTCCGGATCTCGTCCCGGCGGGGCGCGATCGTCGCGCCGGTGCGGCTCGACAAGGGCCTGAAGCCGGGGCTCGCGTTCATGACCTTCCACTTCCCGGACGAGGTCGACGTCAACGTCATCACCATCGAAGCCACCTGCCCGATCGCCGGAACCGCCGAGTACAAGGCGGCGGCGATCCGCGTCGACAAGCTGCCGGTGGAGGTCTGAAGTGGACCTCAAACTGCTGGACGCCGTCGCGTCGCACGAAGAACGGGCGGCGGTCGCCGGGTTCGCCGGTGGCGGCCGTGACCAGCTGCTCCCCGCCCTGCACGCCGTCAACGACCGGGTCGGCTGGATCAGCCAGGGCGCGCTGAACCTCATCTGCGAGACGCTGCACGTGCCGCCCGCGGACGCCTACGGCGTGGCGAGCTTCTACTCGCTGTTCGCCCTGGAGGAACGCCCGGCGCGGGTGGTGCACGTGTGCACCGACCTGGCCTGCCGGCTCACCGGCGCGGAGACGGTGTGCGACGTCCTCACCGAGCACGTCGGCGCCGCGGGGAAGGCGCGCGGCGGGGTCACGTGGCTGCGAAGCCCGTGCCTCGGTGTCTGCGAACGGGCCCCCGCGGCGCTGACGTTCCAGGCCGGCGACCCGGCGACGACCGAGCTGCTCGCCCCGGCGACCGGCGCGTCGGCCGTGCTCGCCGCCGGGCGGGAGCCGGTGGCGGGCCAGGGCGCGCCGCCGGTGATCCACCAGAAGGACGGGCTGCGGTTGCTGCGCCGAGTCGGTGTCGTCGATCCGGCCGGTTTGGACGACTACCGCGCGTCCGGCGGCTACGCGGCGCTGCGGAACGCCCTGCGGATGGGCCAGGCCGCGGTGATCCGCGAGGTCACCGACGCCGGCCTGCTCGGCCGCGGCGGAGCCGCGTTCCCGACCGGGCGCAAGTGGGCGGCCACCGCCGCCCAGCCCGCCGGGCCGCACTACCTGGTGTGCAACGCCGACGAGAGCGAACCCGGCACGTTCAAGGACCGCGTGCTGCTCGAAGGCGACCCGTTCGCGCTGGTGGAGTCCATGACGATCGCGGCGTACGCGATCGGCGCCACCCAGGGGTTCGTCTACCTCCGCGGCGAGTACCCGCGGGCGCTGCGGCTGCTGCGGAACGCCCTCGACGTCTGCCGCGAACGCGGGTTCCTCGGCACCGACGTCATGGGCCACGAGGGGTTCTCGTTCGACATCGGGATCCGGCGCGGCGCGGGCGCCTACATCTGCGGCGAAGAGACCGCCATCTTCAACTCGATCGAGGGCTTCCGCGGGGAACCCCGGACGAAGCCGCCGTTCCCGGTCGAACAGGGGCTGTTCGGCAAGCCGACCGTGGTGAACAACGTCGAGACGCTGGTGAACGTGCCGCTGATCCTCACCGAAGGCGCGGCCGCGTACCGGGCGATCGGCACGGAAGCCTCGGCCGGGCCGAAGCTGTTCTGCCTGTCCGGCAACGTCGTGCGGCCCGGCGTCTACGAGGTGCCGTTCGGGGCGACGCTGCGGGAACTGCTCGCCATGGCCGGGGGAGTGCCGGAAGGCCGGTCGCTGCGGGCGGTGCTGCTGGGCGGCGCGGCCGGCGGGTTCGTCCGGCCGGACGAGCTGGATCTGCCGCTGACGTTCGAGGACGCGCGGGCGGCGAAGACGACGCTCGGCTCGGGTGTCGTCCTGGTCCTCGACGACCTCGCCGACCTCGGCGGCTTCCTGCTGCGGATCGCGGAGTTCTTCCGCGACGAGTCGTGCGGCCAGTGCGTCCCGTGCCGGATCGGGACGGTGCGGCAGGAGGAAGCGATCCGCCGTGTCCTGGCCTCCGGTTCGGCGGAGCGGCCGCTGCTGCGCGAGGTGGGCGGGGTCATGCGGGACTCGTCGATCTGCGGGCTCGGCCAGACCGCGTGGAACGCCATCGAGTCCGCCATCGACCGGCTGGGAGCACTCAAGTGACCAGCGACGACACACGTTTCTCCGTGGAGGAGCTATGGCCACAGTGGACATCGGAATCCCCAAGCGGCTGGTCGAGTTCACCGTGGACGGTGAGACGGTCCGCGTACCCGAAGGCTCGACGATTCTCGACGCGTGCACGGCGGCGGGCAAGGCGATCCCGACGTTGTGCTACGGCGACACCCTGGAACCGGCGAACGCGTGCCGCGTCTGCATGGTCGAAGTCGAGGGCGCACGGACGCTGGTGCCGTCGTGCTCGCGCAAGGCCGAGCCGGGCATGGTGGTGCGCACCGACTCCGAGCGCACCCGCACCAGCCGCAAAGTCGTCCTCGAACTCCTGGCTTCGGCGACGGACCTGTCGACCACACCGGGCGTCGCGGAGTGGCTGGCGGAAACCGGCGCGGACCCGGACCGCTTCGGCCCGGACGCGGCGACGGTGGCGCAGCCGGCCCTGGTCGACAACGAGCTCTACGTCCGGGACTACGGGAAGTGCATCCTCTGCTACAAGTGCGTCGACGCGTGCGGCGAGCAGTGGCAGAACTCGTTCGCGATCACCGTGGCCGGCCGGGGCTTCGACGCCCGGATCTCGACGGAGTTCTCGAACCCGTTGCCGGACAGCGCCTGCGTGTACTGCGGCAACTGCGTCGAGGTCTGCCCGACCGGGGCGCTGAGCTTCAAACGCGAGTACGACAAGCGCGAAGACGGCACCTGGGACGAGGAGCGTCAGACGGCCACGACCACCATCTGCACGTTCTGCGGGGTCGGCTGCACTGTGACCCTGCACGTCCAGGACAACGAGATCGTCAAGGTGACTTCCCCGCACGAGAGCTCGGTGACGCACGGCAACCTCTGCATCAAGGGCCGCTTCGGCTGGCAGCACGTCCAGAACAGGTGAAAACCCCGCGGCAGCGGCGCAGGGCACCTGGAGACATTTGCCCGGAATGTCTCCGACCGGCCACCTTCCGTAAGACTGCAGTGCCATTGCAGCGGACGCTGCCAAGCTCCCGACGATCGCAGTCGTTCTCGACGAGGGGGAGAGCCACGATGGCCAATACAAGAGTCCGGAACCGAGCCGGCTCGGTTCCGTTCAGCCGTGTGAAGGCGGCCGCGGCCGTGACCGCGGTCGTGGGGGCGACCGTCCTGGCCGGGGCGCCGATCGCCACCGCGGCACCCGCCACGACCACCGGCGACCCGTCCAGCTCGATCGACCCGGTCCTCCGCTACGGTGCGACCTACGCCGCCGGCATGCTGCGCTGGCACCAACGGTCCGTCGACGTCGACTACTTGTTCAAGGCCAGCAACTGCCGCCGGCTCTACGTCTACGCCTACGACGCCAACTGGAAGCGCTGGCCGGCGAGGAGCACCAGCCTGCACTGCAACGACGTGACCTCCAGCACGATCAACGTGCCCGTCGACATCGCCGGCGGCCCCCGCTGGGTCGATCTCTGCTTCAGGGACGAAACCGACAGTGAGCAGCAGCTGGCCTGCGAGGGGTACTTGCACCCTTGACCGGTCACGTTCGGTGACACCCGTGTCGGTCACTTCCGTCCCGGCAACCCATGAGAACGCACGAACCGAGGGGAACACATGCGCAGGGTGAAAGCAGGCGTCCTGACCGCGATGGTGATCGGGGCCTTCTCGATCGCCCAGACGCCCGCGGACGCGGCACCGGCAGGGGTGCTGGCCTCCTACCAGGGCACGACCATCGATCTCGGCAAAGGCTGGGCCGACGCCGAGGTCTGCGCCGAGTTCGCGGTGGGCGACGTCCGCTGTTTCCGGACTCCGCAGGAATTCGCGGCCACCACGGGCCGCTTCGGTCCCGCCGCGGCCGAAGACTGCCCGTTCACCTGGGTGTGCCTGTGGGAGAACATCAACCACACCGGTAAGCGCCTGCAGTGGAACCTGCCGGGCAAGAAGAAACTGGAAGACTGGAAGTTCCGCGACATGGCCAGCAGCGCCGCGGTGCACCGGCCGCAGGGCGGCGCCACCCTGGTCAACTACTCCATCGGGCTGGACGGTCGGGCGTACCTGGCCGCGAACGGCATCTACTCCGACTTCCGCGACTTCGGGTGGAACGACAAGACCGACGAGATCCAGGTCGGCTGACGATGGCCGACGAGATGGTCAGACAGGCCCAGCGCTTCGTCAACGACGTCTACGGCAGCCGGATCGGGATGACGGTCGAGGAGGACGGCCTCACCAAGTGGAAGGTCATGTACGCGCTGACCCGCGCGCTGCAGTGGCAGCTGGGCATCTCGCCGGTGTCGGACAGCTTCGGGCCGACCACGCTGTCCACGCTCACGGCGAAGTACCCGAAGCTGAACTTCGGCACGATGCCTTCGGCGGACTTCTGCCGGATCATCCAGTCGGCGCTGTACTGCAAAGGCTACGACGGCGACGGCATCAACGGCGCCTACGGTCCCCGCGTCCAGGCCGCGGTGACGAAGCTCAAGGAGGACATGGGCGTCGGAACGGTGTTCCCCGGCAGCGACCTGACACCGAAGGTGTTCAAAGCGCTGTTGACCATGGATGCCTACGTCAACGTCAACTCCGGTTCGGCGACGGTCCGCGAGATCCAGCAGTGGCTGAACGGACGCTACATCGGCCGCCGCGACTTCTTCGTCATCCCCTGCGACGGCCACCATTCGCGGGACGTGGCCAAGTCGGTCCTGTTCGCGATCCAGTACGAGCTGGGCATGGCCGACGGGACCGCCAACGGCGTGTTCGGTCCCGGCACGCAGGCGGGGCTGAAGCAGCACCCGGTCTCCCTCGGCAACACGGGAATCTGGGTGTGGCTGTTCTCGGCGGCGATGGTGTTGAACGCGCGGCCGGTCGACTTCACCGGCACGTTCGATTCCTCGGTGGGCAGCGCCGTGCAGGCGTTCCAGTCGTTCGCGAAGCTCACGGTGTCCGGAACCGGTGACTTCCCGACGTGGGCATCGCTGCTGGTCTCGTTCGGTGATCAAACCCGCAACGGCGAGGCGTGCGACGGTGTCACCAAGATCACCGATGCCCGTGCGGCAACGCTGAAGGCACAAGGGATCAGGTACGTCGGTCGCTACCTCACCGCGCTGAGCACGGCCTCCCCGGAGAAACCGATCCAGCCGGGAGAACTGCAGACCATCGCCGCCAACGGCCTGCGGTGCTTCCCGATCTACCAGACGTTCGGGCGCGACGCGGCAAGCTTCGGCTACGCGGCCGGCCGGGCCGCGGGCTACGCCGCGATGAACGCGGCGCAGGACCACGGGTTCCGGAACGGCACGCGGATCTTCTTCTCCGTCGACTTCGACGCCCTCGACGACGACGTGACCTTGAACGTCCTGCCGCACTTCAAGGGCATCGTGGATTCCCTGGCCGACGCCGGCAACCCGTATCTGGTGGGTATCTACGGCCCGCGCAACGTGTGCTCGCGGGTCGCGGCCGCCGGGCACTCGACGGCGAGCTTCGTGTCGGACATGTCCAGGGGCTTCTCCGGCAACCTGGGTTACCCGCTGCCGGAGGACTGGGCGTACGACCAGATCGTGACGCGCGTGATCGGTTCCGGGGACGGCTCGATCCAGATCGACGTCGACGTCGCTTCGGGCCGTGACATCGGGCAGAACTCGTTCGACCCGCCGCGCACCTTCGTACCGGACACCCGGCTGGCGACGGAGGTGTACCCGGCGCTGGAACTCGACGTCGGAAAGTACATGGAGTCCATCGGGTTCCCGAACAACGGTGGCGTGCGGAACTTCACGCACGAGGGATGCCTGCGAACCACCGTGCTGGACCACGACGACGTCATCACCGAGCTGTCGAACCGGTACGGCATGCGCAAGGCACTGATCCAGGCGTCGGCGTACTGGGAGATGCGGCACTGGGACGCGGCCGACGACGCCGTCGATGTGTTGGTCGTGGCTTACCACGACCCTCAGCCGGGCCTGCCGCCCCCACCGAATGGGCCGAGGGACTCGTCGACGGGAATCGCCCAGATCTTCGGGGCCACCGCGATCCTGGCGTGGAACCACTGCATCACCAAGGGGGTGGCCACCGGCCCGATCCGGGACACCGCCGACGACGACGACATCTACGCCGCCTGGAGGCAGGTCAGGAACGACGAATACGCGCTCCGGACCGTCGCGATGGCCCACATCTGGGGTGCGGACGGCAAACCGGGCGGCCGGAATCCGCCGGACGGCGAGACGGTGCTGCGGCCGATCGCGTTGAACTACACCGAGTGGGAGATCTTCGAGATCCTGCGCCGCTACCAGGGCTGGGGCAAGGAGGCGGAGGAGCACGCGGGGCAGCGCATGGCGCTGTACCACATCCTCGAGAAGTACAACGGCATCTCGCGGCACCGATGAGGAAGGAGGAGCAGACGTGAATCCCTTGCGACGCCGGACGTTCCTCATCGCCGCGGCGATGGCCGGAGCAACCGTGGTACTGGCACCGGCCTCGCCGGCGGACGCCGGAACGGACCAGTGGGAAGAGGAGAGCAAGCGCCGGCAGCCGAAGCGGAACGACGTGCTGACCGGAGTGCCGTCGCACAACGGCTGGGAGATGGAAAAGGTCGCCGACGGCCGCGGGAACATCCACACGCGCCCGGTGCCCGGCACCCCGCTGTCCGGGGTGCAGCTGCGCATCGGCGTGGTGGACGCGGTGCTGGCGCACGTCATCCACCGGTTCCACTGCGACGTGGACGAACTGCGCGACGGCGACGTGACCGGCTGGTGCCCTCCGGCCGCGGTCAAGCCGGCACTGCCCGAGTCGAACCTGGCTTCGGGGACGGCGGTCAGGATCCGGGCGGGTCACTACCCGCCGGGCTCCCGCGGCGGCTTCTACGCCCCGCAGGTCGCCGCGATCCACGGGATCATCGCCGACCTGGGCGGCACCGTGCGCTGGGGCGGCGACGACGCAGCCGTGGACGAGGCGTTGTTCTACATCGATGTCCGACCCGATGACCACGAGCTGCCGCGGACGGCGCTCCGGGTCCGTCCGCTGTAGGGGGCAGAGGACTGATCTGAGGTCCGCCAAGGAGGTCCGGACGGCTACTGGCCGTCCGGACCTCCTTGGCGTGTTTTCACGCCGGGCCGGCTCGAGCGCGCGCCGGCTCGCCGTTGACCCCGGGACGCACCGCGAGTTATTCTCGATATGCGAAAGAAAGATTCCGTATAGCGAAATTCGAGGTCGCGATGCCTGAAGAGGGGCACTCCCTGCCGTACGTCGCCAACCTGTCGATCCTGTTCAAGGAGGTCCCGCTCCTCGACCGCGCGGCCGCCGCGCGGGACGCCGGGTTCACCGATGTCGAGTACTGGTGGCCGTTCGACTCCGCGGTGCCCGCCCGGGAAGACGTGGACGCGTTCGTCGAGAGCCTCGACGGAGTCCGGCTGCGCGGGCTGAACTTCTACGCCGGGGACATGGCGGCGGGGGAGCGGGGCCTGGTCTCGTGGATCGGCCGGGAGACCGAGTTCGCCGACAGCCTCGCCGTCGCCCTCGGCATCGCCGAACGCACCGGCTGCCGCAGCTTCAACGCGCTCTACGGCAACCGGCTCGACGGCGAAGACCCGGCCAAGCAGGACGACCTGGCCCGCGTCCACCTGGACAAGGCCGCCGACGCCGCCGCCCGGATCGGGGCACAACTGGTCCTCGAACCGCTCTCCGGCGCGGACCGCTACCCGCTCAAGACCGCCGCGGACGCCGTGGCCGTGCTCGACGACCTCGGGCGCGGGAACGTGCGGCTGCTGGCCGACCTCTACCACCTGGCAGTCAACGGAGACGACCTCGACGCCCTGGTCACGGTGCACACACCGCGGATCGGGCACGTGCAGGTCGCCGACGCGCCCGGCCGCCACCAGCCCGGTACCGGTGAACTGGACATCGACGGGTACCTCGGGAAGCTCCAGAACGCGGGTTACGACGGGTTCGTCGGGATCGAGTACATCCCGGACCCCGACACCGTCACGTCGCTGGGCTGGCTGCCGAAAACCCGAAGGGGACGAGCATGAAACTGGGATTCATCGGACTGGGCGTGATGGGCGCCCCGATGGCCGCACACCTGGTCGCGGCCGGCCACGACGTCAGCGGCTACGACGTCACCGCGGCCGCGGGGGAGAAGCTCGAGTCCGCGGGCGGACGCGCCGCGACCGGCGTCGCCGACGCGGTGGCGGGCGCGGACGTCGTGATCACGATGCTGCCGAACCACCCGCACGTCGAAGAGGTGGTGCTGGCCGCGGGTGGCGTGCTGGAGAGCGCCGAGCCGGGCACGCTCCTGATCGACATGAGCACCATCCGGCCGGAGACGTCGATCGCGATCGCCCAGGCCGCGCAGGACAAGAAGATCGGCGTGCTCGACGCCCCCGTCTCGGGCGGGCAGGCCGGCGCCGAGCAGGCGTCGCTGTCCATCATGGTCGGTGGCCTCGAAGAGGACTTCCAGGCCGCCAAGCCGGTCCTGGACGCGGTCGGCAAGACCGTCGTGCACGTCGGGCCGCACGGCGCCGGCCAGGTGGTGAAGGCGGCCAACCAGCTCGTCGTGGGCGGGATCTACGGCCTCGTGGCGGAGGCGATCGTGCTGCTCGAAGCGTCCGGTGTGGACGCCGCAGTCGGGCTCGACGTGCTCGCCGGCGGCCTGGCGGGCAGCCGGATCCTCGAGCTCAAGCGCAAGTCCATGGTGGACCGCCGGTTCGCGCCCGGCTTCCGGATCGACCTGCACCACAAGGACATGGGGATCGCGCTGGCCGCCGCCCGGCAGGCCGACGTCGCGCTCCCGCTCACCGGGCTGGTCGCCCAGCTCGTCGCCGCCGGCCGCGCCATGGGCCACGGCTCCCTGGACCACTCGGCCTTGCTGAAGGTCGTCGAACAGTTGTCGGGCCGCGTCCCGGCGGAGGTGTGACATGCCCAGAATCCCCGCGATGCAGGCGGTCGTCGACGTCCTGGAGAGCGAAGGCGTCGACACCGTCTTCGGCTGCCCCGGCGCCGCGATCCTCCCGCTGTATAACGCCCTACAAGGCCGGGCGATCGAGCACCTGATCGTCCGCCACGAAGAGGGCGCGACGCACATGGCCGACGGCTGGGCCAGGACGAACGGCAACGTCGGCGTCGCCATCGGCACGTCCGGGCCGGCCGGCACGAACATGATCACCGGGCTCTACACCGCGCACGCGGACTCGATCCCGATGATCTGCATCACCGGCCAGGCGGCGACCACCAAACTGCACCAGGAAGCCTTCCAGGCCGTCGACATCGTCGAGATCGCCAAGCCGGTGACGAAGTGGGCGGTGCAGGTCAAGGAGGCCGCGCAGCTGCCGTGGATCTTCCGCGAGGCGTTCCGGATCGCCCGGTCCGGCCGCCCCGGCCCGGTGCTCATCGACCTCCCGATCGACGTCCAGAAGCAGGACATCGAGTGGGACTCTTCGATCGACTCGCCGCTGCCGGTGACGCCCGTGAAGCCCGCGCCCGCGCGGGTCGAGCGGGCCCTCGAAATGCTCCTCCGAGCCGAGCGCCCGCTGATCCTGGCCGGCGGCGGGGTGGTGCTCGGTGAGGCGAGCGAGCAGCTGCGGGCCGCCGCCGAGCGCCTCGACGTCCCGGTGCAGGTGACGCTCATGGGCAAGGGCAGCTTCCCCGAGGACCACGAGCTGTTCGCCGGGATGGCCGGCATCCAGACGTCGCAGCGCTGGGCGAACGCGGCCTTCCTCGAGGCCGACCTGGTGCTCGCGCTGGGCGCCCGGTTCGGCGACCGGCACACCGGCGAACTGTCGGTCTACCGCGGCGAGCGGAAGTTCATCCACGTCGACATCGAGCCCACCCAGCTGGGCAAGGTGTTCGGCCCCGACCTCGGGATCGTGTCGGACACGCGTGAGTTCCTCGACGCGCTGCTGGCCGCGCTGGAGAAGCGCGAGACGCAGCCGCGTCGCGAATGGGTCACCCGGATCGGCGAGCTGAAGGAGGCGCTGCCCCGGCGGGACGACTTCGACAGCCTGCCGATCAAGGCGCCGCGGGTGTTCAAGGAGATCAACGAAACCTTCGGCGAAGACACCTACTTCGTCACCGCGATCGGGCTCTACCAGATCTGGTCGGGCCAGTTCCAGCAGGCGCACAAGCCGCGGCACTACCAGGTGTGCGGCCAGGCCGGCCCGCTCGGCTGGGAGATCCCCGCCGCGATCGGGGTGAAGAAGGCTCGCCCGGAGGCCGAGGTCGTCGGCGTGGTCGGCGACTACTCGTTCCAGTTCCTCGTCGAGGAGCTGGCGGTGGCCGCCCAGTACGACGTCGGGTTCGTGCTCATCATGCTCAACAACGAGTACCTCGGGCTCATCCGCCAGGCCGAGACCGGCTACGAAATGAACTTCGAGGTCGACATCCACTACGACTCGAACGGCACGGACAACGTCAAGATCATGGAGGCCTACGGCTGCTCGGGCACCCGCGTGCACGAGCCGGGTGAGATCCGCACGTCCCTGGAATGGGCGCGCAAGGAAGCCGAGCGCACCAGCCGCCCGGTCCTGGTCGAGATCATGATCGAGCGCGAGGGCAACGCCGCCATGGGTGCCGCCCTCGACTCCGTCAAGGAGTTCGAGCCCGCGTAACCCCCGCGTGACCAAGGCCGCCGTGCGAGACCCGACCTCGTACGGCGGCCTTTCCGCGCGCGCACGACGGCGGTTGTCGGAAAGTACAAACGCGAGCCCGAAATTCACCCTTCTTTCAGGGGTTTTGCCGTGGTCGCGGCCACACCGGAGCGTGTGTACTTCTTGCCGAAGCAGCCCCGAAAGGACGTCCACAGTGGAATTCCTCCGACCCGCCTCGCTGGCCGACGCGCTCGCCGCGAAGGCGGCGACCCCCGGTGCGGTCCCGATCGCCGGTGGCACGGACGTGATGGTCGAGCTCAACTTCGACCACCGCCGCCCGGAGTCGCTCCTCGACCTCGGGCGGGTGCCCGAGCTGCACGAGCACGGCACCGACGGCGGCCGGCTCCGGATCGGCGCGGCCGTGCCCTACGCCCGGATCATCACCGAACTGGGGGCGAAGCTGCCGGGTCTGGCCATGGCCGCGCGGACCGTCGGCTCGCCGCAGATCCGCAACCGCGGCTCGGTGGGCGGCAACCTCGGTGCGGCTTCGCCCGCGGGGGATTCCCACCCGGCGCTGCTGGCGGCGGACGCCGAGGTCGAGATCGCCTCGGTCCGCGGCACCCGGATCGTCGCGGCGAAGGACTTCTACACCGGCGTCAAGCGGAACGTCCTGGAGCCGGACGAGCTGATCACGGCCGTGCTGGTGGCCCCGGCCACCGGGCCGCAGCAGTTCAGCAAGATCGGCACCCGCAACGCCATGGTCATCGCCGTCGCCGCCTTCGGACTGGCCCTGCACCCGTCGGAAAAGCGTGTCGGCACCGGCGTCGGCTCGGCTGCGCCCACGCCCCGCCGGGCCTTCGAGGCCGAGGAGTTCCTGGCCGGCGAGCTGGACTGGGACTCGCCGAAGGCGATCGCCGACTCGGTGAAGCGCCGCTTCGGCGACCTGGTCGCGGCCGCCGCGGCCCCGATCGACGACGTCCGGGGGAGCGCCGCCTACCGCCGCCACGCCCTCGGCGTCATGGCGAGACGGACGCTGACCTGGGCCTGGACCGAATATTGCGGAGGGAGCGCGAAGTGCGCGTGAACGTCACCGTCAACGGCGAATCCCGCCGGGCCGACAACGTCTGGGAAGGCGAGAGCCTCCTCTACGTCCTGCGCGAGCGGCTCGGCCTCCCCGGCTCGAAGAACGCCTGCGAACAGGGCGAATGCGGTTCGTGCACGGTCTACCTCGACGGTGTCCCGGCCTGTTCGTGCCTGGTCGCGGCCGGGCAGGCCGAGGGCCGCGAGGTCGTCACGGTCGAAGGCCTGGCCGACGGGGACGCCCTCGACCCGGTGCAGGAGGCGTTCGTCGAACGCGGCGCCGTCCAGTGCGGCTTCTGCACGCCCGGCCTGCTGGTCGCGGCGCACGACCTGATCGAGCGCGTCCCCGACCCCAGCGACGTCGAGATCCGCGAGGCCCTCGCCGGCAACCTCTGTCGCTGCACCGGCTACGAGAAGATCCTCGACGCCGTCCGCGACGCCGCCGCGAAGAAGGCCGTCCGATGAGCGCCCCGGCCCGCTCCCCGCAGGAGCTGCACGACACCATCGCCGGCGGCATCGGCGAGAGCCCGCTGCGTCCGGACGGCACGCTCAAGGTCCGCGGCGAGTTCGCCTACTCCTCCGACCTGTGGCACGAGGACATGCTGTGGGGCGCCACCCTGCGCAGCCCGCACCCGCACGCCCGGATCGTCCGCATCGACGTCTCCCGCGCGCTGGCCCGGCCGGGTGTGCACGCGGTGCTGACCCACGAGGACGTACCCGGCGAGAACGTCTACGGCCTGAAGTACCAGGACACCCCGGCGCTGGCCGACGGTCTGGTGCGCTACCAGGGCGAACCGGTCGCCATCCTGGCCGCCGACCACCCGGAGATCGCGCGGCAGGCGCTCAAGGAGATCGTCGTCGAGTACGACGTCCTCGAGCCGATCACCGACCCGGAGCGGGCCGCGCACGACGACACGCTGCCGAAGCTGCACCCGGGCGGGAACCTGGTCCGCCACCAGCGGATCGTCAAGGGCGATCCGGCCGCCACCGCGGACGTGGTCGTGTCCGGCGTGTACGAGATCGGCATGCAGGACCAGGCGTTCCTCGGCCCGGAGTCCGGCCTCGCGGTGCCGGCCGAGGACGGCGGCGTCGACCTCTACCTGGCCACCCAGTGGCTGCACGTCGACCAGCGCCAGACGGCGAAGGCCCTGGGCCTGCCCCTGGAGAAGGTCCGGCTGACGCTGTCGGGTGTCGGCGGGGCGTTCGGCGGCCGCGAGGACCTGTCCATGCAGATCCACTCCTGCATGCTGGCCCTGCGCACCGGCCGCCCGGTGAAGATGAGCTACAACCGCCTGGAGTCGTTCTTCGGGCACGTCCACCGCCACCCCGCGAAGATGTACTACGAGCACGGCGCCACCCGCGACGGCAAGCTCGTCTACGTCCGCGCGAAGCTGTACTTCGACGGCGGTGCCTACGCCTCCAAGACGCCGGTCGTGGTCGGCAACGGCACCACGCTCAGCGTGGGCCCCTACGACGTGCCGAACGCGCACATCGAGGGCTGGGGCGTCTACACCAACAACCCGACCTGCGGCGCGATGCGCGGCCTCGGCGCGGTCCAGCCGACCTACGCCTACGAGTCCCAGATGGACAAACTCGCGGCGGCGCTGGGCATGGACCCGGCGGAGCTGCGGATCCGCAACGCCTTGAGCGAAGGGTCCACTGTGGTCACCGGGCAGGTGGTGGATTTCCCGGCCCCGGTCGCCGAGCTGGTCCAGCGGGTCCGCGACCTGCCGCTGCCGCCCGAGCCCACCGGCGACCGCGACATCCGCGAGCTGCCCGGCGGCGCGTCGAACACCACCCACGGCGAAGGTGTCGTCCGCGGGGTCGGTTACGGCGTCAC
Protein-coding sequences here:
- a CDS encoding 2Fe-2S iron-sulfur cluster-binding protein — translated: MATVDIGIPKRLVEFTVDGETVRVPEGSTILDACTAAGKAIPTLCYGDTLEPANACRVCMVEVEGARTLVPSCSRKAEPGMVVRTDSERTRTSRKVVLELLASATDLSTTPGVAEWLAETGADPDRFGPDAATVAQPALVDNELYVRDYGKCILCYKCVDACGEQWQNSFAITVAGRGFDARISTEFSNPLPDSACVYCGNCVEVCPTGALSFKREYDKREDGTWDEERQTATTTICTFCGVGCTVTLHVQDNEIVKVTSPHESSVTHGNLCIKGRFGWQHVQNR
- a CDS encoding peptidase inhibitor family I36 protein, with protein sequence MRRVKAGVLTAMVIGAFSIAQTPADAAPAGVLASYQGTTIDLGKGWADAEVCAEFAVGDVRCFRTPQEFAATTGRFGPAAAEDCPFTWVCLWENINHTGKRLQWNLPGKKKLEDWKFRDMASSAAVHRPQGGATLVNYSIGLDGRAYLAANGIYSDFRDFGWNDKTDEIQVG
- a CDS encoding NAD(P)H-dependent oxidoreductase subunit E translates to MDLKLLDAVASHEERAAVAGFAGGGRDQLLPALHAVNDRVGWISQGALNLICETLHVPPADAYGVASFYSLFALEERPARVVHVCTDLACRLTGAETVCDVLTEHVGAAGKARGGVTWLRSPCLGVCERAPAALTFQAGDPATTELLAPATGASAVLAAGREPVAGQGAPPVIHQKDGLRLLRRVGVVDPAGLDDYRASGGYAALRNALRMGQAAVIREVTDAGLLGRGGAAFPTGRKWAATAAQPAGPHYLVCNADESEPGTFKDRVLLEGDPFALVESMTIAAYAIGATQGFVYLRGEYPRALRLLRNALDVCRERGFLGTDVMGHEGFSFDIGIRRGAGAYICGEETAIFNSIEGFRGEPRTKPPFPVEQGLFGKPTVVNNVETLVNVPLILTEGAAAYRAIGTEASAGPKLFCLSGNVVRPGVYEVPFGATLRELLAMAGGVPEGRSLRAVLLGGAAGGFVRPDELDLPLTFEDARAAKTTLGSGVVLVLDDLADLGGFLLRIAEFFRDESCGQCVPCRIGTVRQEEAIRRVLASGSAERPLLREVGGVMRDSSICGLGQTAWNAIESAIDRLGALK
- a CDS encoding glycoside hydrolase domain-containing protein, giving the protein MADEMVRQAQRFVNDVYGSRIGMTVEEDGLTKWKVMYALTRALQWQLGISPVSDSFGPTTLSTLTAKYPKLNFGTMPSADFCRIIQSALYCKGYDGDGINGAYGPRVQAAVTKLKEDMGVGTVFPGSDLTPKVFKALLTMDAYVNVNSGSATVREIQQWLNGRYIGRRDFFVIPCDGHHSRDVAKSVLFAIQYELGMADGTANGVFGPGTQAGLKQHPVSLGNTGIWVWLFSAAMVLNARPVDFTGTFDSSVGSAVQAFQSFAKLTVSGTGDFPTWASLLVSFGDQTRNGEACDGVTKITDARAATLKAQGIRYVGRYLTALSTASPEKPIQPGELQTIAANGLRCFPIYQTFGRDAASFGYAAGRAAGYAAMNAAQDHGFRNGTRIFFSVDFDALDDDVTLNVLPHFKGIVDSLADAGNPYLVGIYGPRNVCSRVAAAGHSTASFVSDMSRGFSGNLGYPLPEDWAYDQIVTRVIGSGDGSIQIDVDVASGRDIGQNSFDPPRTFVPDTRLATEVYPALELDVGKYMESIGFPNNGGVRNFTHEGCLRTTVLDHDDVITELSNRYGMRKALIQASAYWEMRHWDAADDAVDVLVVAYHDPQPGLPPPPNGPRDSSTGIAQIFGATAILAWNHCITKGVATGPIRDTADDDDIYAAWRQVRNDEYALRTVAMAHIWGADGKPGGRNPPDGETVLRPIALNYTEWEIFEILRRYQGWGKEAEEHAGQRMALYHILEKYNGISRHR